TTACATCAATTCCAATGTAAGTTGATTTAGGATCAATAATAGTTACCCCATTTTCTAAATGCTTATTATTTATTCTTTCTTTCATTATCTCTTCTGCTTTAGCTAATTCAACTCTTGAATTAACCCCTAAGGTTTCTTCAAACTCTGTAACCAATGCGCCTACTTTTTCCTCTTGGTTTTTTAGTATTCCTATAACATCAGTTAAATAATACTCTCCTTGAGCATTATCATTTGACAACTTATCTAAAGCCTCTACTAGTGATTTTATATTAAAGCAGTACATTCCTGCATTTATTTCTTTTGTCTCTAATTCACTCTCATTACAATCTTTATGTTCTACAATTTTTTCAACACTATCTCCACTTCTAATTATTCTTCCATACCCAGCTGGATTATCGATTATAGAAGTTAATAATGTTGCAGAATTTCCTTCTGTTATATGCTTATTTATTAAGCTTTCTACAGTTTCATTTTTTACCAATGGTGCATCACCAGTAAATATTGCAACTACACCATCTTTATCCTCTAAGAAATCCTTAGCACATATAACTGCATGCCCTGTTCCTAATTGTTCTGATTGTATTGAATAACTCACATTCTTTTCTTGAGTCATTTCTTGTACAAGTTCTGCACCTTTTCCAATTATAACATTAACATCTTGTATTTTAGCCATTCTCATAGTGTCTATTACATGATTAACCATTTCCTTACCACATACTTTATGCAGTACCTT
This sequence is a window from Clostridium sp. 'White wine YQ'. Protein-coding genes within it:
- the glmU gene encoding bifunctional UDP-N-acetylglucosamine diphosphorylase/glucosamine-1-phosphate N-acetyltransferase GlmU — encoded protein: MYSCALILAAGQGKRIKSNLPKVLHKVCGKEMVNHVIDTMRMAKIQDVNVIIGKGAELVQEMTQEKNVSYSIQSEQLGTGHAVICAKDFLEDKDGVVAIFTGDAPLVKNETVESLINKHITEGNSATLLTSIIDNPAGYGRIIRSGDSVEKIVEHKDCNESELETKEINAGMYCFNIKSLVEALDKLSNDNAQGEYYLTDVIGILKNQEEKVGALVTEFEETLGVNSRVELAKAEEIMKERINNKHLENGVTIIDPKSTYIGIDVTIGQDTIIYPGNVIEGNTEIGTDCMLYPNSRISNSKIGDNVEIQSSVILDSKIGGNTTVGPFAYIRPESVIGEKVRIGDFVEIKKSTIGNNTKVSHLTYIGDAEVGESCNFGCGTVVVNYDGKNKHKTKIGNNSFIGCNTNLVSPVEVKDNTYIAAGSTITKEVPEGSLAIARAKQTNIEGWVNKKGLKK